CGACGCCCGGCCCGAGGACTTCGACATCACCACCATGCCGGCCCGCTTCGCCGCCGTCGGCGACCTCCACGCCGGTGTGACCGAGGTGGCGTACTCCTTGGAGCCGCTGCTCGAGCTCGCCGCCCGCGACGAGAAGGACCACGACCTCGGCGACCTGCCGTACCCGCCGGAGTACCCGAAGATGCCCGGCGAGCCGCTGCGCGTGCAGCCGTCGCGCCGCGCCACCTTCGACTAGGGAACACCGCCATCGTCCAGGGGGTTTTCCAGGTATGAGCTACGAGATCGAGAAGACCGACGCCGAGTGGCGGGCCGAGCTGACGCCCGATGAGTACCACGTCCTGCGCGAGGCCGGCACCGAGCGCGCCTTCACCAGCCCGCTCGAGCACGCCGACGACCAGCCGTTCGTCTACTCCTGTCGGGCCTGCGGCGCCGAGCTGTTCGAGTCCGCCACCAAGTTCGACGCCCAGTGCGGCTGGCCGTCGTTCTACGAGCCGCTGGCCGACGACCGCGTCGAGTACATCGAGGACCGCAGCTTCGGCGCGGTCCGCACCGAGGTCCGCTGCGCCCGCTGCGGCTCGCACCTGGGCCACGTCTTCCGGGGCGAGGGCTTCGCCACCCCGACCGACCTGCGCTACTGCATCAACGGCATCTCGCTGCAGCGGCGGGAAGGCGATCCGGCACACTGAGCCGGTGGACCTCACCCTGCACTCCGCGACCATCGACCGGCTCGACGCGACGACGCTGTACCGGCTGCTGCGCCTGCGCTCCGACGTGTTCGTCGTCGAGCAGGGCGACCCCTATCCCGAGCTGGACGGCCGCGACCTCGAGCCGTCCGCCGTCCACCTGTGGCTGGCCCGCGGCGACGAGCCGGTCGGTTACCTGCGCATCCTCGACGCCCCCGACGGCGCGGCCCGCATCGGCCGGGTCGTCGTGGCGCCGTCCGCCCGCGGCGCCGGCCTGGCCGGGCGGCTGATGGACGCCGCGCTGGACCGCATCGGCCCGCGTCGATGCGTGCTGGCCGCCCAGATCCAGCTGGCTGGCTTCTACGGCCGCTACGGCTTCACCGTCACCGGCCCCGAATTCCTCGACGGCCACATCCCGCACCTGCCGATGGCCCGCCCGGCGACCGGCTGACGGCCGTCCCCCAACCGGATCGGCCCGCCGTTCGTCCTAGTGGGTGAGAGGGCGGAGGTGGCGGGTGGCGAGCTGGGAGCACGTCTTCACCGATCTGGCGGAGACCCGCGGCCAGGCGCTGCTGCGCTACGCCTACCTGCTGACCGGTGACGCCGCCGAGGCGGCCGACCTGGTGCAGGAGGCGCTGCTGCGCGCCTTCGGCCGGACGACGCGCGGGCTGACGCTGGAGTCGGCCGAGGCGTACGTGCGGCGCGCGATCCTCACCATCCACGTCGACGGGCGGCGCAGGTCGGGCCGGTGGCTGCGGGTCCGGCACCTCGTCGCCGCCCGCTCCGACGTCGCCGGGCCCGAGATCGCCGTCGTCGACGGCGCCGACCTGCGGTCCGCGCTGGCATCGCTGTCGCCGCGGCAGCGGGCCTGCGTGGTGCTGCACTACTACGAGGACCTCTCGGTGGCGCAGGTGGCCGACGTGCTGGGCTGCGCGCCCGGCGCGGTGAAGCGGCACCTCAGCGACGCCCGCGCCCGTCTCGAACCCCTGCTCACCGACGCGCCGGAGGAACTGCGATGACCCTGCGCTCCCGCCTCGACGACCTCGCCGCCGACGCCCCCGGCCCCGGCGCCCTCGACCTCGACCGGATCCGCGGCCGCATCGCCCGCCGGCGGCGCACCCGCGTGGCCTCCGCAAGCGCCGCGGTGATGCTGACGGCCGCGATGTCGACGGTGGCCGCTGCGGGCCTCCTCGACCAGGGTGACGACGCGGCGCCCCCGGCCGCCGGCTCGACGCCGAGCGGCCTGCCGACGGTCGACAAGTCCCCGGCGCCCGGACCGCAACAGGCGTTCACGTCGCGCGGCTGCGGCTGGATCGTGAAAGACCAGGGCCCCGCGCCCGACTCACCACTGCGGATGACCGTCGAGCTCGACGACTCGGTGGACCCCGATGACTGGGACGAGCCCATCGGTACCGCCACCATCACCAACGTCAGCGAGGAACCATTCACCGGCGCGACGGGGCCTGGCCCCGACACGTACGTGGTCCGCGACGACTCGGTGGTCACGGAACCGGGGCCACAACAGGCGTCGCTCCACGGAGTCATGCTGGCGCAGGGGCAGAGCGTCATCTATCCGGTGCACTCGTTCCTGCGCCGGTGCACGCCAGGTGACGTGACCCAGCCGCAGGACGAACCGCTCGAGCCCGGCACGTATCAGGTCTACGTCGCCTTGCAGTTCGTCGACGCCTTCACGCTGTACAGCGGGCCGATCGAGGTCGAGGTGACCGGTTAGGGCAGTGCCGCCACGAGGTCGGGCAGCTCCAGCCGGCGGCCGGTGTAGAAAGGCACCTCTTCGCGGACGTGCCGCCGCGCCGTCGAGCCGCGCAGGTGCCGCATGAGGTCGACGATGCGGTGCAGCTCGTCGGCCTCGAAGGCGAGGATCCACTCGTAGTCGCCGAGGGAGAACGACGCGACGGTGTTGGCGCGCACGTCGGGGTAGTCGCGGGCCATCTTGCCGTGGTCGGCGAGCATCTGGCGCCGCTCGGCGTCGGGCAGCAGGTACCACTCGTAGGACCGCACGAACGGGTACACCGACACGTACGCGCGCGGCTCCTCATCGGCGAGGAAGGCGGGGATGTGGCTCTTGTTGAACTCGGCCGGACGGTGGATGGCGGCCTGCGACCAGACGGGGTCGAGCTGGCGGCCGAACGCGGTGCCGCGGAAGCGGTGGTACGCCGTCTGGAGGTCCTCGATTGCCGGTGCGTGCCACCAGATGAGGAGGTCGGCGTCGGCGCGCAGGCCGGCGACGTCGTAGGTGCCACGGATGACGACGTCCTTTGCGGCGAGCTCAGCGAACAGCGCCGTGACCTCGTCGGCGAGGTCGGACCGCGACGTGGCGCCGAGCGGCGCGCGCAGCCGGAACACCGACCACATGGTGTAGCGGATGACCTGGTTCAGCTCGCGGGCCTTCGGCTTGGACGCGGTGTCGCTCATGTCTCGATCCTGGCACGCCGCTCCGACAGGTACGCGCCCACCCTCCCCGCGGCGTCGCGGGCGGCCCCGACGCAGGCCGCGATGCCGACGCCGTCGTACACGGCGCCGCACACGGCCAGCCCGGGCACGGGCTCGACGGCGGCCCTGATGCGCGCGACGCGGTCCAGGTGCCCGACGGCGTACTGGGGCAGCGCCCCGCCCCACCGGGTCACCCGCGAGTCGACGACGCCACCCGCGTAGCCCGTCGCGCCCCGGACGTCGGCCAGCGCGGCCGCGACCAGCTCGTCGTCGTCGCGCTGCAGGGCACGGGCCTCGCCGTGCCGGCCGAGGGACGCGCGCAGCAGCACCAGCCCGCCGGCCCGCCCACCCAGCCACGGCCACTTCACCGACGAGTACGTCACCGCCTTGATCGTCCGCCCGTCCACCGGCGGCACCAGGAACCCCGACGTCGACGGCGCCGTCGGGAACCCGCCCGCAGGCAGCGCGAGCGTGACGATCGCCATGCTGGCCGCCTCGACGCCGCCCAGTTCCGCCGCGGCCACCGGGGCCGCCGACGCCAGCAGCCGGGCCGCCGCCACCGCCGGCGTCGCCACCACGACCGCGTCGACCTCCAGCACCGACGGCTCCGGGACCGGCCCGGTCACCAGCCGCCAGCCGTCCGGCGTCCGCTCGATGGAGCGCACCGTCACGCCGGTCCGCACCTCGGCCCCGGACGCCGCCGCCACCGCACCCGGCAGCCGGCCGACGCCGCCGGTCAGCCCGGCGAACACCGGCCCGGCGGACGCCGGAGCCGCCGCGGACCCCGGAGCCGCCGCAGACGCCGGAGCCGCCGCAGACCCCGGGGCCGACGGCGGACCCGCGGCCACCGCCGACACCGCCTCGCCGAGCGACTGCGCCGTCCGTGCCGCGGCGCCCAGCGCCGGCACCGTCGCGTCCAGCGACAGCTCGTCCGCCCGCCCCGCGTACACGCCGCCGAGCAGCGGCTCGACCAGCCGGTCGGCCACCGCGTCGCCGTACCGCGACCGCACCAGCCGGCCGATCGCGACGTCCCCGTCCACGCTCAGCGGGTCGGCGGCGTCGCGGACGATCGCGGCCGTCATCTCGGCCGGCGTCAGCACGCCGGTCAGCCGCGCGGGGTCGGCGGGCACGCCCATGACCGTCCCGGCCGGCAGCGCGACGATGGAGCCGCGGCTCCACAGCCCGGCGCCGACGGCCGCGGGGTGCACGATGTCGTCGCCGAGCCCGACGTCGCGGGCCAGCTCGACCGCCTCGGGCCGGCGCGCCAGCAGCGACTCCGCGCCCTCGTCGACGGGCAGCCCGGCCACGTCGGACACCCGCAGGTGCCCGCCCACGACCGGCTGCTTCTCCAGCACCACGATCTGCGCCGACGCCCCGAGTGACTGCCGCAGGAACCACGCCGCCGCCAGTCCGCTGATCCCGCCACCGACGACCGCCACGCGCACTCCGCTCACGCGCCCCAGCATCCCATGCGCCCATCTCACGCCCGTGACCAGGTCGTTCCCCGATCGTGACCAGCCGGTCCGCAACCCCGCCGCGGGCCGTCCCGTCGAACCTGGCAACACCGACCTCGGGGAGGCGTCATGACACGACGGACGACGTTCGGGACGGCGGCTGCGCTGCTGGCGGCGCTCGCGCTGGCCGGCTGCGGCGGCGGGAACGACAGCGACAGCGGCGGCGCGTCGGCGGCCGACGAGCCCGCGCCGGCGGCCGAGGCGCCGCAGGAGAACGCGGCCGGCGACGGCGACCGGGCCGCCGGGGGCGGCGAGGACGAGGGCGAGAGCGACGGGGCCGGCAGCGGCGTCATCGCCAACGTCGCCAACGCGGTCGACGGCCGGTCGATCATCTACACCGTCGACCTCACCCTCACCACCGACGACGTCGTCGTCGCGGCGAACCGGGCCGCGGCCGCCACCGTCGCCGCCGGTGGGTACGTCGCCGACGAGCAGGTCTACGGCGACGACAACGCCGTCCTCACGCTCAAGGTGCCGTCGGCCGAGCACCAGAACACCGTCGCCGAGCTCGAGGCGCTCGGCGAGGTCTCCAGCCGCAGCCGCGGCACCGAGGACGTCACGCAGGAGGTCGTCGACGTCGCGTCGCGCATCGAGTCGCAGCGCGCCAGCATCGCCCGCATCCGTGCTCTGCTGGCCGAGGCGACCGCGCTGGCCGACGTCGTCAGCATCGAGTCCGAGCTGGCCACCCGCGAGGCCGACCTCGACGCGCTGCTGAGCCGGCAGGAGCAGCTGGCCGACCTGACCGCGATGGCCACCGTCACCCTGCAGCTGTTCGAGAACGGCGACGAGCCGGCCCAGCCGGACGACGACGACGGCGGCTTCCTCGCCGGGCTGGCCGGCGGCTGGGACGCGTTCGTCACCGTCGGCGGCGGATTCCTGACCGGCCTCGGTGCGGTGCTGCCGTTCGCCGCCGTCGCGGCGCTGGTCGGCGTCCCCGCCTGGCAGATCCTCAAGCGGCGACGGGGGACGCGTCAGCCGGCGCCGCTGCCGGAGTCGCCCGTCGCCTGAACGGTCTCGACCACGCGGGCCAGCACGTCCGGGTCGGTGGTCGGGAGCACGCCGTGGCCGAGGTTGAAGATGTGCGCCGGCGCCCGCCGGCCCTCGGCCACGATGCGGTGCACCTCGCGCTCGACGACCGGCCAGTCGGCGCCCAGCAGCGCGGGATCGAGGTTGCCCTGCAGCGGCTTGCCCGGCACCCGCAGCGCGGCCTCGTCCAGCGGCAGCCGCCAGTCGACGCCCACGACGTCCGCGCCGGCCGAGGCCATGAGCGGCAGGAACTCGGACGTCCCGACGCCGAAGTGGATGCGCGGCACGTCGATGACGCTGTCGAGGACCTCGGCGCTGTGCGGGTGGACGAACTTGGCGTAGTCGGCGGCCGACAGCGCGCCGGCCCACGAGTCGAACAGCTGGACGGCGCTCGCGCCGGCCCGCACCTGGACGTCGAGGAACGTCGAGGAGATGCCGGCGACCCGGCTGAGCAGCTCGTGCCACAGCTCAGGGTCGCTGTGCATGAGCGCCTTGGTGACCTCGTGGTTCTTCGACGGCCCGCCCTCGACGAGGTACGACGCCAGCGTGAACGGCGCGCCGGCGAAGCCGATCAGCGGCGTGCCGCCCAGCTCCCCCACCAGCGTGCGCACCGCCTCGTCGACGAACGCGACGTCGCCGGGCTCGAGCGGGCGCAGCTGGTCGAGGTCGGCGCGGGACCGGATCGGGTGGCCCAGCACCGGCCCGATGCCCGGCTTCACGTCGACGTCGACGCCGACCGCCCGCAGCGGCACCACGATGTCGGAGTAGAAGATGGCGGCGTCGACGCCGTAGCGGCGGACCGGCTGCAGGGTGATCTCGGTCACCATGTCGGGCCGGGTGCACGATTCCAGCATCGGCACGCCCTCGCGCAGCCGCCGGTACTCGGGCAGCGAACGTCCCGCCTGGCGCATGAACCACACAGGTGGACGGCTCGTGCGCTCGCCGCGGCAGGCGCGCAGGAACAGGCTGTCGGACGGATCCGCGGGCGCGGTGGCGTTGTCGTCGAAGGTCACGGTCACATCACTGATCGTCGCATGGCGGGCGTGCCTGCCTGACGCGGCCGTCAAACGGGCCTAGTCTGCCAATTGTGGCAAGGGACACCGAGGGTCTCCAGCCGGGGGTACCGGCTGTCTTCGAGCGTGCCGTGCGTTCCTTGACGTCCGCCCAGTTCCGGCGGGAGGTCCGCCTCGAGCAGACCCCGGCCCCGAAGCGGCTGGCGCCGCACACGCACGCGCTCAGCGCCGACGTCTTCGTCGACGAGGCCGACGAGGACGCCACCGCCACCGGGCGGCTGGTGCTGCTCTACGACCCCGCCGGCCAGGAGGCCTGGCACGGGGAGTTCCGCCTGGTCACGTACCTGCGGGCCAGCCTCGAGCCGGAGATGGGCGCCGACCCGCTGCTGCTCGCCGTCGGCTGGACGTGGATCGTCGAGTCGCTGGCCGGCCGGTCCGCGCCGTACACCGCGGCCAGCGGCACCGTCACCCGGGTCGCGTCCGAGGGGTTCGGCGGCATGGCCGGCGAGCTGGCCAGCGCCGAGATCGAGATCCGCGCGTCCTGGACACCGCTCGAGCCCGACCTCACCGCACACGCCCTGGCCTGGGGCGACGCGTTGACGACGGCGGCCGGGCTGGTGCCGCTGCCGGCCGGCGTCGTCGCGATGCCACCGACACGTCGTAGGCGGGACCGTTGACGGACGACGCCTCGACTCCCTTGCTGGAGCCGCGCGACGGCCTTCCGGACGTCGTCACCGACACCGACGCCGCGAAGGCCGCCATCGCGGCGTTCGCGGCCGCCGACGGGCCGGTCGCCGTCGACGCCGAACGCGCCTCCGGCTACCGCTACGGGCACCGCGCCTACCTCATCCAGCTGCGCCGCAACGGCGCCGGGTCCGCGCTGATCGACCCCATCGCCGTCCCCGACCTGACCGCCATGGGCGCCGCCCTCGCCGACGCCGAGTGGGTGCTGCACGCCGCGTCGCAGGATCTCGCCTGCCTCGCCGAAGTGGGCATGAAGCCGGCCCGGCTGTTCGACACCGAGCTGGCCGGCCGGCTGCTCGGCCTCCCCCGCGTCGGGCTCGGTCCGCTGGTCGACAGCGTGCTCGGCTACGCACTGGAGAAGGGCCACTCGGCCGCCGACTGGTCCACCCGGCCACTGCCCGAGGACTGGCTGCGCTACGCCGCCCTCGACGTCGAGCTGCTGATCGAGCTGCGCGACGCGCTCGAGGAGCGGCTCATCGCGGCGGGCAAGCTCGACTGGGCGCACGAGGAGTTCGCCGCCATCGCCGCGGCGCCGCAGCAGGAGCCCCGCCCCGACCCGTGGCGGCGCACGTCCGGGCTGCACCGCGTCCGCGACCGCCGCCGCCTCGCCGTCGTCCGTCAGCTCTGGTACGCCCGCGACGAGCTGGCCCGCCAGCGCGACCTCTCCCCCGGCCGGGTGCTGCCCGACGCCGCCATCGTCGAGGCCGCCCTGACCATGCCGACCAGCGCCGACGCCATGTCGGCGATGCCGGTCTACCGGGGCCGGTCGCAGCGGCGCGAGCTCTCCCGCTGGTTCGGCGCCGTCGCCGACGCACGTGCCCTGCCCGACAAGGAGCTGCCGCCGCAGACCGCCCCGTACGACGGCCCGCCGCCGCCGCGCGCCTGGGCCGCCCGCCAGCCCGACGCCGCCGCCCGGCTGGCCGCCGCCCGGGCCCGCGTCACGGCCATCGCCGAGGCCCACCAGCTGCCGGTCGAGAACCTGCTCACCCCCGACACCCTCCGCCGGGCCGCCTGGCAGCCGCCGACACCGCCCACCGCAGAGGCCGTGGCCGAGCTGTTCCGCGGGCGCGGCGCCCGGGAGTGGCAGATCGGGTTGACGGCGGAGGCGGTCGCGGAGGCGTTCGCGAACCCGGAGCCGCCGGAAGCGGCGTCGGGTCCGGCTCCGGCGTCGGGTCCGGCTCCGGCGTCGGGTTCGGCGTCGGAGTCGGGCGATGCTGGGGCTCCGCCTGCCGAGTCGCCTGGGTCGTCGGCTTAGTCCCGGTTCGCCGGGCACGCGTTGGCTTGATCTGCCGCGTTGGCCTGCCCCCTGCTGCTCTCCAGTGTCGGGGGCGCGGGAGGCCGCCTCAAGCGGACTCTGACCTGGCGCTTCGCGCGACGGAGGACCGCTTGACCCGGCCGCCCGCGCCCCCGTTCAAGCAGCGTCAGGGGGCCGGCTGAAAAACGGGCCCGGCTCTCACCTCTGCTGAGGTGCGGGTCCGCTGGCCTCTCGCCCTCGCTGGGTGGGATCGGCTACCGACTCCGCTGTTGGTCCCGGTCCGCTGGCCGCTCACTGGCCGCTTCGGGTGTGGCGACCGGCTCCGCTCGGGTCATCGCTCGCTGGCCGCTCGCTGGCCGGTGTTGCCCCATGATCATCCAAGTTTCGGGGCGTGGGGTCTGCCGCACGGTTAGGTGACACCTGATCTGTGGTGCCGGAGGGCACCGCTGGGAGGATGTGTGCCGTGCCCAGACCCCATCCGAAGGAGTTCCGCGACGACGTGGTGGCCGTGGCCCGTCGTGGGGAGGCTCCGGTTGCGCAGGTCGCGAAGGACTTCGGGATCAGCGAGTCGTGTCTGCGTAACTGGTTGCATGCCGCCGATGTCGAGGACGGGCACCGGCCCGGGTCGACCGCGTCGGAGTCGGCAGAGTTGCGCGAGTTGAGGCGCCGTAACCGGTTGTTGGAGCAGGAGAACGAGGTCCTGCGGCGCGCGGCGGCGTACTTCGCTCAGGCGCATCTGCCGGGAAAATGATCTACCCGCTGGTCCGTGATCTTGCTGCCGCCGGCGCCGCTGTCCGGGTGCCGGTCGCGGTGACCTGCCGGGTTCTGAACCTTGCCCGCCAGCCCTACTACCGGTGGCTCGCCGACCCGGTCACCGCTGGCGAGCTCGAGCAGGCGTATCTGGCCAACGCGTTGTTCGACGCCCACCGTGACGACCCGGAGTTCGGCTACCGGCTGTTGGGCGACGAAGCACGCCAGCGTGGTCATCACGCCTGTGACCGCACGATGTGGCGGATCTGCGCCGCGAATGGCTGGTGGAGCGTGTTCGGCAAGAAGCGCGGCACGAACGGCAAACGCCCCGGCCCGCCCTCGCACGATGACCTCGTGCGCCGCGACTTCACCGCGGACAGGGCGAACCAGTTGTGGCTGACCGACATCACCGAGCACCCCACCGGTGAGGGCAGGCTCTACCTGTGCGCGATCAAGGACGTGTACTCGAACCGGATCGTGGGCTACTCGATCAGCAACCGGATGAAGTCGGGCCTGGCCGTGAACGCCCTGGCCAGCGCTGTGGCGCGCCGCGGCGGTGACGTGGCCGGGTGCATCGTGCACTCCGATCGCGGGTCGCAGTTCCGGTCCCGGCGGTTCCTGCGCGAGCTGGCCCGCCACGACCTGACCGGATCCATGGGACAGGTCGCCTCCGCCGGCGACAACGCCGCCATGGAGTCGTTCTTCGCGCTACTGCAGAAGAACGTCCTGGACCGCCGCCGCTGGGCCACCCGCCAGGAACTACGCCTGGCGATCATCACCTGGATCGAACGCACCTACCACCGACGCCGCCGCCAAGCCCGCCTCGGACGCCTCACCCCGATCGAGTACGAGACCATCAACACCACTCAGGTCGCACTCGCCGCCTGAGACCCGCCGTCACCAATCCGTGCAGCAGACCCATCTGTTCCGGCGACCACCGCTGCCGCAGTTTGTCGATCACCACCCGGCGCAACGGGCTGTCCGCCACCAGTTTCCCCGGCTTGGGCCGGGCCCGGAACAACCGCGCCGTCTCATCGGCGGCCACCGCCCGATACGGCTGACCCAGCCACTCGAAACTCAACCTCGCGATCTCCCGCGAAATCGTCGACACCGCCCGCCCCAACCGCACCGCAATCGAGGTCACGACTCATCCCGCGCCCGCCCCACCGCGATCTCTTCCCGCTCCCACAACGACAACCTCGCCGCCACCACGCCACCTCCACCCCACATCCCGCGACGTTGCAACCACCGATTGAGCGGGCCCATGATGTCGCTGATCGTTGATGATCACGTCGTGCCTCGCGGGTGGTGCGTAGAGGTGCTATTGCGAAGCGGTCGGACGCCCAGCACACGGCAGCGACGTGGAAGCATGCTGTCGCCACCGCGACTACGTGGAAGCTCGTTGCGCCGGGCTGGGACCACCTGACGGGGCGGCCCGGCACGCCGGCCCGGGGGCGGGCGTGCCGGGGTCGCGCCTCAGCTCAGGGTGACCGCCCCGAACGTGGCCGTCGTGTAGCGGGCGTTGGCGGTGTTCTCCTGGTGGCCGTCGACGGCGAGGCCGAGGAAGGCGGACGACGGCAGGGTGACGTCCGCGGCGCCGACGACCGGAAGCTCGCGGGTCAGCTGCTCGTGATCGCGTAGCGCACGATGGCCAGGCCGTTGCCGAACCCGGTCGCCTCGATCAGCTGGAGGTCGTGCGCGCCCTCGAAGACGCGGGTTCCCTTGCCGCGCGTCACCGGGCAGACCAGCAGGCGGACCTCGTCGACCAGGCCGGCGTCCAGCAGGGAGTGCATGAGGCTCAGGCTCCCCCACAGCCAGAGGTTCTTGCCGCCTTGCTCCTTGAGCTCGCGGACGGTGCCGACCGGGTCCGGCGTCACGGTCGCGGCGGGATAGGCGCCCCACGGGGCGTCGGCCAGCGTCGACGAGGCGACGTACTTCGTGAGGTCGTTGAGCTTCTGCCCGTACTCGCCCTGGTCGTCGGCGGTCGGCCAGTAGCCGACGGACTGGGCGTAGGTGGTGGCGCCGAGGATCATGGTGTCGACGGAGTCGATGAACCCCATGACCGCCGCCTTGAACGCGGGGTCGGACTTGTCCGAGAACGGCTCCACGGACACGAAGCCGAGCCCGCCGTCCTCCTCCGCGGCGATGTTGTCGACGGTCACCCACTGCTGGACGATGAGCTTGCGCATGATGGTTCTCCTCGTGGTCCGCGGCCTGTCGTGGCGCGTGTGACCCTGGGACGGAACCGATCGCGCGTTCTCGACACCCGCGACGTCAGTCGTAGGCGAGGTACTTGCCCGGCTTGTCCTTCTCCAGGATCTCGAACCGCAGCTGAAGGTCGGTCTGCTCGATCAGGCCGACCTGCTGGGTGAACTGCTCGTTGGTGAGGAAGAGATGGCCGCCGAGCGTCCAGTCGCGCGTCAGCCAGCTGCGAAGGGCGTCGAGCAGGACGCGGTCGGTACCCAGAGCCAGCCGCGACTTGCGCACCCAGAAGTAGACGGCGGCCGCGTAGTCGTCCCACCGCTGGTCGCCGACGGGCGTGATGTGCGCCTGGGCGAACGTCCGGGTGTCGGTGGGCATCAGGTAGACGCAGCCGAGACACTCTGTGCCCGCCGGGTTCATGACGGTGTAGGTGAAGGCCTTGCGATCCTGGTGCCGCTGCTCGAGCCCTTCGAGGTCGGCCCGGTTGCCGTCGACGGTGAAGTCGTCCGCGGGCCAGCTCGACTGCTCCCAGGTGCGCAGGTAGTCCCGGCTCTCCATGACGGCGGCGTAGTCGAGCTCGGCGTCGGTGGCGAGGATCGGCCGCAGGACGAACTCGTCCGTCGTCAGTCCACTCGGGGGTTCGACGTTCTCGAGACGCATGACGACTGGTCCTTCCCGGCAACCCAGCCCGGCGGACGCCAGGCGGCATCGTCGCAGTCTGTCCCGTGAGCCCGGGCGGCGCCAGCGAATTACCCGGGTCAGCTGAGCCCGTCGACGTAGCCGGAGCGGGCGAAGCGTTCGCGCGCCACCGTCCAGGCGTAGCGGTCGAAGCGGCCGTCGTCGCGGATGGCGTCGACGGCGCCGTAGGCCAGCAGCAGCGCCTGGTCGATGTTCTCGAGCACGAACAGGCCCTGACGGCCGAGGGTGACGACGCGGCGGATCATGCGGGCCCAGGTGTCGACGTCGGTGAGGTCCTGCTCGTAGCCGACCCGGTAGATCGGGTACGACTGGCCGATGCGGCGGCTCTCGACGTGCACGCGGTTGAGCTTCGGCAGCCCGGTCAGCCCCAGCGCCTCGTCGACGAGATCGGCGAGGGACTCGTCGTCGAGGCCCCACACGTCGTCGGTCATCGAGCACGGGATCTCGGCGCACAGCACCGACCGGTCGACGGGGTCGTCGGGGTTGTTGCGGTAGTTCGCCGGCTCGGAGATGCGCAGCACCGGCGTGCGCGGGTCGGGGATGTCGTGGGAGTCGTGCGGGCTCCACCGCCCGCCCTGGTGAACGACGTAGACCAGCAGCATGGCGCGGTAGCGCAGCCGGGCCGACGACTCGATGGACGTCAGCGACGGCGCCGGGCGGGCGATG
This Jiangella alba DNA region includes the following protein-coding sequences:
- the msrB gene encoding peptide-methionine (R)-S-oxide reductase MsrB, with the translated sequence MSYEIEKTDAEWRAELTPDEYHVLREAGTERAFTSPLEHADDQPFVYSCRACGAELFESATKFDAQCGWPSFYEPLADDRVEYIEDRSFGAVRTEVRCARCGSHLGHVFRGEGFATPTDLRYCINGISLQRREGDPAH
- a CDS encoding GNAT family N-acetyltransferase codes for the protein MDLTLHSATIDRLDATTLYRLLRLRSDVFVVEQGDPYPELDGRDLEPSAVHLWLARGDEPVGYLRILDAPDGAARIGRVVVAPSARGAGLAGRLMDAALDRIGPRRCVLAAQIQLAGFYGRYGFTVTGPEFLDGHIPHLPMARPATG
- a CDS encoding SigE family RNA polymerase sigma factor, which gives rise to MASWEHVFTDLAETRGQALLRYAYLLTGDAAEAADLVQEALLRAFGRTTRGLTLESAEAYVRRAILTIHVDGRRRSGRWLRVRHLVAARSDVAGPEIAVVDGADLRSALASLSPRQRACVVLHYYEDLSVAQVADVLGCAPGAVKRHLSDARARLEPLLTDAPEELR
- the hemQ gene encoding hydrogen peroxide-dependent heme synthase, which codes for MSDTASKPKARELNQVIRYTMWSVFRLRAPLGATSRSDLADEVTALFAELAAKDVVIRGTYDVAGLRADADLLIWWHAPAIEDLQTAYHRFRGTAFGRQLDPVWSQAAIHRPAEFNKSHIPAFLADEEPRAYVSVYPFVRSYEWYLLPDAERRQMLADHGKMARDYPDVRANTVASFSLGDYEWILAFEADELHRIVDLMRHLRGSTARRHVREEVPFYTGRRLELPDLVAALP
- the hemG gene encoding protoporphyrinogen oxidase, producing the protein MSGVRVAVVGGGISGLAAAWFLRQSLGASAQIVVLEKQPVVGGHLRVSDVAGLPVDEGAESLLARRPEAVELARDVGLGDDIVHPAAVGAGLWSRGSIVALPAGTVMGVPADPARLTGVLTPAEMTAAIVRDAADPLSVDGDVAIGRLVRSRYGDAVADRLVEPLLGGVYAGRADELSLDATVPALGAAARTAQSLGEAVSAVAAGPPSAPGSAAAPASAAAPGSAAAPASAGPVFAGLTGGVGRLPGAVAAASGAEVRTGVTVRSIERTPDGWRLVTGPVPEPSVLEVDAVVVATPAVAAARLLASAAPVAAAELGGVEAASMAIVTLALPAGGFPTAPSTSGFLVPPVDGRTIKAVTYSSVKWPWLGGRAGGLVLLRASLGRHGEARALQRDDDELVAAALADVRGATGYAGGVVDSRVTRWGGALPQYAVGHLDRVARIRAAVEPVPGLAVCGAVYDGVGIAACVGAARDAAGRVGAYLSERRARIET
- a CDS encoding DUF4349 domain-containing protein, with amino-acid sequence MTRRTTFGTAAALLAALALAGCGGGNDSDSGGASAADEPAPAAEAPQENAAGDGDRAAGGGEDEGESDGAGSGVIANVANAVDGRSIIYTVDLTLTTDDVVVAANRAAAATVAAGGYVADEQVYGDDNAVLTLKVPSAEHQNTVAELEALGEVSSRSRGTEDVTQEVVDVASRIESQRASIARIRALLAEATALADVVSIESELATREADLDALLSRQEQLADLTAMATVTLQLFENGDEPAQPDDDDGGFLAGLAGGWDAFVTVGGGFLTGLGAVLPFAAVAALVGVPAWQILKRRRGTRQPAPLPESPVA
- the hemE gene encoding uroporphyrinogen decarboxylase translates to MSDVTVTFDDNATAPADPSDSLFLRACRGERTSRPPVWFMRQAGRSLPEYRRLREGVPMLESCTRPDMVTEITLQPVRRYGVDAAIFYSDIVVPLRAVGVDVDVKPGIGPVLGHPIRSRADLDQLRPLEPGDVAFVDEAVRTLVGELGGTPLIGFAGAPFTLASYLVEGGPSKNHEVTKALMHSDPELWHELLSRVAGISSTFLDVQVRAGASAVQLFDSWAGALSAADYAKFVHPHSAEVLDSVIDVPRIHFGVGTSEFLPLMASAGADVVGVDWRLPLDEAALRVPGKPLQGNLDPALLGADWPVVEREVHRIVAEGRRAPAHIFNLGHGVLPTTDPDVLARVVETVQATGDSGSGAG
- a CDS encoding DUF3000 domain-containing protein yields the protein MARDTEGLQPGVPAVFERAVRSLTSAQFRREVRLEQTPAPKRLAPHTHALSADVFVDEADEDATATGRLVLLYDPAGQEAWHGEFRLVTYLRASLEPEMGADPLLLAVGWTWIVESLAGRSAPYTAASGTVTRVASEGFGGMAGELASAEIEIRASWTPLEPDLTAHALAWGDALTTAAGLVPLPAGVVAMPPTRRRRDR
- a CDS encoding ribonuclease D translates to MTDDASTPLLEPRDGLPDVVTDTDAAKAAIAAFAAADGPVAVDAERASGYRYGHRAYLIQLRRNGAGSALIDPIAVPDLTAMGAALADAEWVLHAASQDLACLAEVGMKPARLFDTELAGRLLGLPRVGLGPLVDSVLGYALEKGHSAADWSTRPLPEDWLRYAALDVELLIELRDALEERLIAAGKLDWAHEEFAAIAAAPQQEPRPDPWRRTSGLHRVRDRRRLAVVRQLWYARDELARQRDLSPGRVLPDAAIVEAALTMPTSADAMSAMPVYRGRSQRRELSRWFGAVADARALPDKELPPQTAPYDGPPPPRAWAARQPDAAARLAAARARVTAIAEAHQLPVENLLTPDTLRRAAWQPPTPPTAEAVAELFRGRGAREWQIGLTAEAVAEAFANPEPPEAASGPAPASGPAPASGSASESGDAGAPPAESPGSSA